Within the Planctomycetota bacterium genome, the region GTCGTGCCGTAGGAGTCATTGGCCATGACCGAATCGCGATCCTACCAAGGTCCCCTCGAACCCGCCGGCGAGTGCCGGTGGCGCATCCCGAAATCCTACAAGCGCGGCATGCGCGTGGACGGGATCATCTACGCGGACGACCGCCTCATCCAGGAGATCCGCAAGGACAACGCCGCCGAGCAGGTCGCCAACGTCGCCTGCCTGCCCGGCATCCAGAAGGCCAGCCTCGCCATGCCCGACATTCACTGGGGCTACGGGTTTCCCATCGGGGGCGTGGCGGCGACGGACCCCGAGGAGGGCGGCGTCGTCTCGCCCGGCGGCGTCGGATACGACATCAACTGCGGCGTTCGATTGCTGAGGAGCGATCTCGCGCGCGACCGGGTCGAGCCGAAGGTCAAGCAACTCGTGGACCAGATTTTCCGCGACGTGCCGTGCGGCGTCGGCATCGGCGGGGACGTCAAGTTCTCGCCCCCGGACATGCGCCGCGTCATGACCGAAGGGGCCGGCTTCATCGTCGAGCGCGGCTACGGCTGGCCGGAGGACCTGGAGCACACCGAGGCGGGCGGCGCCCTCGACGGGGCCGACCCCGACGCCGTCTCCAAGCGCGCCGTCGAGCGAGGCAACGACCAGGTCGGAACCCTCGGCGCGGGGAACCACTTCCTCGAAGTCCAGGTCGTGGACGAAATCTACGACGCCAAGGCCGCCGAAGCGTTCGGCGTCGCGGCGGGCACGGTCGCGCTGCTCATCCACTCCGGCAGCCGGGGGTTCGGCCACCAAATCTGCGACGACTATCTGAAAATCATGCGCGGGGCGGCCGCCAAGTACGGATTCGAACTGCCGGACGCCCAACTCTGCTGCGCACCGGTCAAGAGCGACGAGGGCCGACGCTACCTCGGCGCCATGCGCGCCGCGGCCAACTACGCCTGGGCCAACCGCCAACTGCTGATGCATCTCGTGCGCGGGGCCGTGGCGAAGGTTTTCGGCTCGAAGGCGCAGGACCTCGGCCTCGGGCTCGTGTACGACGTTGCCCACAACATCGCCAAGATCGAGACGCACGCGGTCGGCGGGCGTCAAAAAACCCTCTGCGTCCATCGCAAGGGCGCGACGCGCGCCTTTCCGGCCGGCCACCCGGAGGTGCCCTCCGATTACCGCGAGGTCGGCCAGCCGGTCCTCATTCCCGGCGACATGGGACGATACTCGTTCCTCCTGGTGGGCGAGCCGGCCGCGATGGAGGAGACGTTCGGCTCCGTATGCCACGGGGCGGGTCGGCGGATGTCGCGGCACGAGGCGGCACGGGGAGTCCGCGGCGAAGAGGTTCGCGCGCGGCTGGCGGAGCGAGGCATCGTCGCGCGGAGCCGCAGTTGGAAGGGACTCGCCGAGGAACACTCCGACGCCTACAAGGACGTGGCCGACGTCGTTGCCGTGGTGGAGCGCGCGGGTCTGGCGCACAAAGTGTGCCGGATGCGGCCGCTCGGCGTCGTCAAGGGCTGACGCGCCGCAGCCGATCAGACCTGGAACCGCATAGGCGTGTCGCTCGCCGGAGGCTCGTGATACGGCACCGAGAGGTCCTCGGGCTTCAGGTCCACTTGCGCCCCGCACGAGACGCAGCGGACCGTGGCCCCGGCGCGGAGTTCGTCGAGTGTGACCACCATCTCGACGTCGCAACGCGGGCAGGCGAACGGTACAAACACGTTCACGCGTCGCTGCATGACCGTCCCCCGCGAAGAAATGCTTACGCTTGCCATATTGTACCAGCGCGCCTGGGCGGGGTCCAGCCGAAAGGGGCATGGCCAAGCCCTTGTCCGCCATAACGGCGTCAGCCGCGAAGGCGGGCCCGTCGCGTATTCAGTTGCCTACCACGATCTATACGACCCGTGGACCGGCCGTCAACTCTGCGTGGAGATTCTATTGGCGACTCGCCAATTCTCACGGTATGCTACGAGCGGCCGAATATCCTAAAGGGGTCAGTCATGCCTATCCGAGCCACCTGCGCTTGCGGCAAGGCGTACCACTTCAAGGATGAGTTCGCCGGTCGTCGTGCCAA harbors:
- a CDS encoding RtcB family protein, encoding MRVDGIIYADDRLIQEIRKDNAAEQVANVACLPGIQKASLAMPDIHWGYGFPIGGVAATDPEEGGVVSPGGVGYDINCGVRLLRSDLARDRVEPKVKQLVDQIFRDVPCGVGIGGDVKFSPPDMRRVMTEGAGFIVERGYGWPEDLEHTEAGGALDGADPDAVSKRAVERGNDQVGTLGAGNHFLEVQVVDEIYDAKAAEAFGVAAGTVALLIHSGSRGFGHQICDDYLKIMRGAAAKYGFELPDAQLCCAPVKSDEGRRYLGAMRAAANYAWANRQLLMHLVRGAVAKVFGSKAQDLGLGLVYDVAHNIAKIETHAVGGRQKTLCVHRKGATRAFPAGHPEVPSDYREVGQPVLIPGDMGRYSFLLVGEPAAMEETFGSVCHGAGRRMSRHEAARGVRGEEVRARLAERGIVARSRSWKGLAEEHSDAYKDVADVVAVVERAGLAHKVCRMRPLGVVKG